One Candidatus Methylomirabilota bacterium genomic region harbors:
- a CDS encoding SDR family oxidoreductase, translating into MTPLTGKVAVVTGASRGLGRAIAQALAEAGADVVVAARSKADLEATAHLVEESGRRALAVPTDVTSFQQVEALMARAVAALGRLDVVVNNSGVAHVIPLAETPPEEWRLMVDVNLTGVFNGCRAAAPHLIGQRSGKVINLASVMAAVGLAGYASYAATKGGVIAFTRALGVEWARHNIQVNAIAPGWFDTEMSAPAWQDPKLGERLVRDIPARRIGRPEEIGPLAVFLASPASDFMTGQTIFLDGGHSAA; encoded by the coding sequence GTGACTCCGCTCACCGGCAAGGTCGCCGTCGTCACCGGGGCCAGCCGCGGCCTGGGGCGGGCCATCGCGCAGGCCCTGGCCGAGGCCGGCGCTGACGTGGTGGTGGCGGCGCGGTCGAAGGCCGACCTCGAGGCGACGGCGCACCTGGTGGAGGAGAGCGGCCGGCGCGCGCTCGCCGTCCCCACCGACGTCACCAGCTTCCAGCAGGTCGAGGCCTTGATGGCCCGGGCCGTCGCCGCGCTCGGCCGGCTGGACGTCGTGGTGAACAATTCCGGCGTGGCCCACGTCATCCCCCTGGCGGAGACGCCGCCGGAAGAGTGGCGCCTGATGGTGGACGTGAACCTGACGGGCGTCTTCAACGGTTGTCGCGCGGCCGCCCCGCACCTCATCGGCCAGCGCTCGGGCAAGGTGATCAACCTCGCCTCGGTGATGGCCGCGGTCGGCCTGGCGGGCTACGCGAGCTACGCCGCCACCAAGGGCGGCGTCATCGCGTTCACTCGCGCGCTGGGCGTCGAGTGGGCCCGCCACAACATCCAGGTCAACGCCATCGCTCCGGGCTGGTTCGACACGGAGATGTCGGCGCCGGCCTGGCAGGACCCCAAGCTCGGCGAGCGCCTCGTCCGCGACATCCCGGCCCGGCGCATCGGCCGGCCGGAAGAGATCGGGCCGCTGGCCGTGTTCCTGGCCTCGCCCGCCTCCGACTTCATGACCGGGCAGACGATCTTCCTGGACGGCGGCCACTCGGCCGCCTGA
- a CDS encoding alcohol dehydrogenase catalytic domain-containing protein, with protein sequence MKAAVLHGPRDLRVEPVLEPQPGSDEVVVRVVAAGLCGTDYRIWTGFRAVTYPRIMGHEFVGVVDRVGPDVTRLSSGMRVVVEPNYSCGRCHLCLEGNRNLCLERTAVGIDVDGGFAELVRMPSRCCWPVPAGLADEDVLLTEPLAVVTRAINRGAPRAGETVALVGGGTLGLLALQVLRSRGARVLVVGRSPGRFELARQLGAEETHSVRDGGLEATARRFSGREGVDLVVETAGTPEAVEHALALVRPGGRVVLTGLPHAATSVAFFSVVRREITIMGSMIYQDEFPEALRLVQTGQVSARPLITHRFSLDAIGEAFVAHRDPTSIKVTIIPPRA encoded by the coding sequence GTGAAAGCCGCCGTCTTGCACGGCCCGCGCGACCTGCGCGTAGAACCGGTGCTGGAGCCCCAGCCTGGTTCCGACGAGGTCGTGGTGCGCGTGGTGGCGGCGGGGCTCTGCGGGACCGACTACCGCATCTGGACCGGCTTCCGGGCCGTCACCTATCCCCGCATCATGGGCCACGAGTTCGTCGGCGTCGTGGACAGGGTGGGCCCTGACGTGACGCGGCTGAGCTCGGGCATGCGCGTGGTCGTCGAGCCGAACTATTCGTGCGGCCGCTGCCACCTCTGCCTGGAAGGCAACCGCAACCTCTGTCTGGAGCGGACGGCCGTCGGGATCGACGTCGACGGAGGCTTCGCCGAGTTGGTCCGCATGCCGTCGCGCTGCTGCTGGCCGGTGCCCGCGGGTCTCGCCGACGAGGACGTGCTGCTGACCGAGCCGCTGGCGGTCGTCACGCGCGCCATCAACCGCGGCGCGCCGCGCGCCGGGGAGACGGTGGCGTTGGTGGGCGGCGGCACGCTCGGGCTGCTGGCGCTCCAGGTGCTGAGGTCGCGGGGCGCGCGCGTCCTGGTCGTGGGCCGCTCGCCCGGGCGCTTCGAGCTGGCCCGCCAGCTCGGCGCCGAGGAAACCCACTCCGTCCGTGACGGCGGCCTCGAGGCGACCGCGCGCCGCTTCTCGGGCCGCGAGGGCGTGGACCTCGTCGTGGAGACCGCGGGGACTCCGGAGGCCGTCGAGCACGCGCTTGCGCTCGTACGGCCGGGCGGGCGGGTGGTGCTGACGGGGCTGCCGCACGCCGCCACTTCGGTGGCGTTCTTCTCGGTCGTCCGGCGCGAGATCACGATCATGGGCTCCATGATCTACCAGGACGAGTTCCCGGAGGCGTTGCGCCTGGTCCAGACGGGGCAGGTGAGCGCGCGCCCGCTCATCACCCACCGCTTCAGCCTCGACGCCATCGGCGAGGCCTTCGTGGCGCATCGCGACCCCACGTCCATCAAGGTCACCATCATCCCTCCGAGGGCCTGA
- a CDS encoding aspartyl protease family protein yields MGLFRATGRLAGPEGRSEQVELLVDTGATLLVVPRPLAERLGLRPERSQPVVIAGGQKDEWPVAEVRLAVGGREVTTPCFIAPGGPALLGAVALESLFLAVEPVAKRLVPVEGFVGA; encoded by the coding sequence ATGGGACTCTTCCGCGCGACCGGTCGCCTCGCGGGACCCGAGGGACGCAGCGAGCAGGTCGAGCTGCTCGTCGACACCGGGGCAACGCTCCTCGTGGTGCCTCGCCCGCTCGCCGAGCGCTTGGGGCTCCGGCCCGAGCGCTCGCAGCCGGTCGTGATCGCCGGGGGCCAGAAGGACGAGTGGCCCGTGGCCGAGGTCCGCCTGGCCGTTGGCGGTCGCGAGGTCACGACGCCCTGCTTTATCGCTCCGGGCGGCCCCGCCCTCCTGGGAGCGGTGGCGCTGGAGAGTCTGTTCCTGGCCGTCGAGCCGGTGGCCAAGCGCCTGGTGCCGGTCGAGGGCTTCGTGGGCGCATAG
- a CDS encoding alpha/beta fold hydrolase — MSYAVVNRIRVHYEVAGRGDPVLMINGLSAPAANWVLQVKALAPHFQVITFDNRGVGETDLPPEPLYTTAQMADDAAALLGHLKIARAHVIGASMGGTIAQELALRHPRLVRSLVLACTWAEADPRFLHTIEAWISLAYRVPVEERYRYVLYPWIFSPEFLGKKENVETTFQRALAYPHQTKPEAIERQARGILEWNGTRVTRLGAIKAPTLVLVGKDDVLTPPPFSRALARRIPRARLAILPGGHGFFIEQADAFNRAVLRFLRGVRSK, encoded by the coding sequence ATGTCGTACGCCGTCGTCAACCGCATCCGGGTGCATTACGAAGTCGCCGGACGCGGCGACCCGGTCCTCATGATCAACGGACTGTCGGCGCCCGCCGCCAACTGGGTGCTCCAGGTCAAGGCGCTGGCGCCGCACTTCCAGGTCATCACCTTCGACAACCGCGGCGTGGGCGAGACCGACCTGCCGCCGGAGCCCCTCTACACCACGGCTCAGATGGCCGACGACGCGGCGGCGCTCCTGGGCCATCTGAAGATCGCGCGGGCGCATGTGATCGGCGCCTCGATGGGCGGCACCATCGCCCAGGAGCTGGCGCTGCGCCACCCGCGGCTGGTGCGCTCCCTGGTGCTGGCCTGCACCTGGGCGGAGGCGGACCCGCGCTTCCTGCACACGATCGAGGCGTGGATCTCGCTGGCCTATCGCGTCCCTGTCGAGGAGCGGTACCGCTACGTGCTCTACCCGTGGATCTTCAGCCCGGAGTTCCTGGGAAAGAAGGAGAACGTGGAGACGACCTTCCAGCGCGCGCTGGCCTATCCGCACCAGACCAAGCCCGAGGCCATCGAGCGCCAGGCCCGCGGGATCCTCGAGTGGAACGGCACGCGCGTGACGCGGTTGGGCGCCATCAAGGCGCCGACCCTGGTCCTGGTCGGCAAGGACGACGTCCTCACGCCGCCGCCATTCTCGCGCGCGCTGGCCCGGCGCATCCCGCGCGCCCGGCTGGCCATCCTGCCCGGCGGCCACGGCTTCTTCATCGAGCAGGCGGACGCCTTCAACCGCGCCGTCCTGCGATTCCTCAGGGGTGTACGGTCGAAGTGA
- a CDS encoding nucleotidyltransferase domain-containing protein, whose translation MNALVLRDIEGLKRHLAPHLRRARKAIVFGSVARGEADEWSDLDLVVIAETERPFLERHRDFAGLYDVWPRLDLLIYTPAEVEQMRAEENPFIEHVLTEGVVVHETAES comes from the coding sequence ATGAACGCGCTCGTTCTCCGGGATATCGAAGGGTTGAAGCGGCACCTGGCGCCGCACCTCCGGCGTGCACGCAAGGCGATCGTGTTCGGATCCGTAGCCCGGGGTGAGGCCGACGAGTGGAGCGACTTGGACCTCGTGGTCATCGCCGAGACCGAGCGGCCCTTCCTCGAGCGCCACCGCGATTTCGCCGGCCTCTACGATGTCTGGCCCCGGCTGGATCTCCTCATCTACACCCCGGCTGAGGTCGAACAGATGCGGGCCGAGGAGAACCCGTTCATCGAGCACGTGCTGACGGAGGGGGTCGTGGTGCATGAAACAGCCGAAAGCTGA